Genomic DNA from Manis pentadactyla isolate mManPen7 chromosome 14, mManPen7.hap1, whole genome shotgun sequence:
AGGGAAGCAAAGGACTCCAGGGGCAGTGGGCATTGGGAGGTAGGGCTGAGTGTTGAGGGCACCCGGCCATCAGGAAGGTCTCCTCCCAATATCCCCAGGTTGCCAGGTCCTGCTCCCGCTGCGGCCCAGGCCGGGTGTGGTGGGATGAGTTACCCTCCAGGGGCTCACCAGCTGCAGGGGGAGGCTCAGCTcagaggtggggagggcaggggaacaCAGATGGAGGACCCTCACCCACCACCTCAGCTCCCAAAGGCGCCCCACTGCCCAGGCCTACCAAGCAGCAAGACCAGAGCAACATGCAGAAGCCCCCAGGGGGTGGCCATGATGAAAAGCAacattgccccccacccccaacatacACACAAGCCTCCTTAAATGGGCCCAGAGGAGGCTGGGAAAGAACAAGCCTTACCTGGACTCCACAGGTTAGCCTAGGGCACAGCTCAGCTGGGCCCAGGCCAAGTACTTCCACATTGCCTGACCTGTGCCCCCCACTTGCCCGCAATGCCTCCTGATTTTAGAAAAAGCTCCAAAGTTGCCCCATTCACATAGGATTTAATAGGGCTAGCAAGAGTTGATGCTGTTGGAAGGCTTATTGCACAGTGGAcataattttctcatctataagatGATGAAACTTATTGCATAGGCACTTAGGGTTACGTAACAcaatacttagcacagtgcctgccacagaGTAAGCATTCCATCCATGTTCTCTGTGGGTGTCACCTCATAACTGCTGTCCAAGGAGAGGGTGGAGTGTGATGGCGGAGGCGAGATGATTGTCTGGTTCATGGAGGGCTCATGGTGCCGGTACCGTTGGGGCTGGACCTTGAAGGCTGGGAACGGAGGGAGATGGAGCTGGGCAGCATTTCTGGCAGATGGCACGGCCTAAGTAAAGGCACACAGGCTGGATGGGCCAGGCACACCCAGGGAGTGGCGAGGAGTGGGCAGAGGCAAGAACATGTATCCTGGTGAGTGTTGGGACTACTAAAGCTCAGAGGCTGTGGATGCCAGGCTGAGGGGTTCGAACGGGACCCTGGGGGCTGCCTGGATCCTGGGGGGCAGCAGAACAGAGGAGGCACTAGGGGAGAGGATCCGCATGATCGTCAGGTCAGCCGAGCAGATCAGAAGAATGTTCTTCAGGCATTAGGCATTTAAGGAGTCCCCAAGATTTTAGTTTGTACAAATAAGAGCATGGTGATCACCCTCAGATGCACATCTTTGTCATCAGATGGAACGATTCGATCATTTGCCCTTGAAGGAGATGTCTCTTGCCACATTAATAATAGCCAGTGTTTGTGGATCTTTCTCTGTGAGCCCTGCTCTGGCTGAATGCTTTGTGAGCCATTTCTCCTGTAATCCTCACAGCAGCTTCAGGAGGTCATTAAGGAGAACTGTTCAGTGAGGAAACCAAGCCTCAGAGGGGTTAGGCAACTTGCCCATGAACACACAGCCAGAGTCAGCTCTCCTCCTGACTGTGTAGAGAGCCATGGAAAACTGGAAGCCAGTAGGCATGGCATCAGAACTGGGCTGGGGGTAAGGGGGCTTGGGGTAAGGGAGAAGATGGGGGGAGGTAGAGGGATGTAGGGGGTGCTCTGTAGGCTTGGGTCTGTGACTCCAGCTCCAGGAAGCAGGGAACTAACCGTGATGTGGTTGTAAAGTAAATGAGCCACATGATAGGAAGCGCTTAGCACAGGACTTGGTGCACACCCTGAGCAAGCAGTTCACTAAGATACTGTTTTCAGTAACCCTGGAGGCAGTTTGAGCCAGCAGACAGAGGTGTGTTGGGAGGTGCTTCCTCCTTGTGGTGAGGCTGAGCATTGTGCGAAGGTAGCCACTGGGGACCCCACTCCCAGCATGCTCTAGGACaaggcctggaggtggggagagccTCCTCTTGGCCACTGATCCCAGCAGGCGTCTTCTCCATCCTCTCAGGCGATGGAGGAAGCATTGGGCTGGAGGAAGCGCGCTCTCAAGCCAGCTCTAGCGGCTCAGAGACCACCTTGAGGGGCCAAACAGAGGCAGGAGCGGGCTGGAGTCAGGGAGGGTGGGTAGGACTGCAGGAAGAGGTGGGGAAAGGCTGGAAGGGAGTGTACCAGTTAGAGGGAACAGTATATGAGAAAGCCCTGTCAAGAGAGACAGGATCCAAGGAACCAAAAAAGGACGGGATGGCTGGGGTGAAGATTTATGAGTAGGGGCCAGGGCGGAGTCATCCAGATCGCAATCCGGACCGCATTCTGAACATTGGAAGTGCCTGGCCAGACAGAAAAGGCTGGAGGGGCGCAAGCCTGAGGCTGCTGCCCTCATCCAGGCCTGGTAAGGACAGATAGGAGCTGTCTTGGCAGACAGCTGGAGACTGAAGCTACGGGGATTTGAGGGAACGTGAGGGACGGGAGAAAAAGGCCTGAGCCCAAGCATCAAAGCGTCAGGCACTGGGGTAGCCGCCAGAGACGTGGGTCAGGGGGGGAAGGAGCAAGGGCTCTGGAAGGAACACTGCCCCCTGTTCTGGGGACCACCTATTCCCGGCCCTTCCTCAGGAAAATCACGAGCGCTGAAGTCGTTGGGGAGCATCGCTTTACGGGAAAGCTCTCCTTAGACGCGGTCTGGCCCTGAGACCCTGGTGAGCCAGCAGCAGTGGGAAAAAATGCAGAACCGCACGCCTCTGTGGGTGTCAGCACCACCACGAGCAGGGGCCCCGTCATCAGCGTCAGTGAGCTGGGGAGGCTGTGTGGCTGGTATAAGCCGTGGAGGCGGGTCAGGGCCCGGAGAGGCAGGCAGTCTGCCAGCAGCGACAGGCTCCCGCCACCCAGAGAGCGGTGCCAGTGTGGGAGAGAGTACAGGGTACTGTGTTCAACTCGTGCTTACATGAcctcaagcctcagtttcttctctatAAAACAAGACTGACAGCCTACCGCATAGGATTATTGGGAGAACAAAATGAGGTCATCACAGAAAAACGGAAGTGCAGGCCTGTCCCTTGGCAGGCAGGCAACAAAGGGTAGcatttattaataatatataataagtgGCAGTTACCCTTCTTCAGGACAAAGTGGTGACAGGTGACAGTGAAAGGGCAAGCAAGCTTAACAGTCTGGAAGGCATAGGCTGGGAGGCCAGCATGGCCTAGGGAACAACCTTGAACTGGGATCTGGTCCCAGACCCACCTCACACCACCACACACCATTTGTTGAGAATTCTGCCTGCCAGGCACCAAGGTAAGCATCGAAGCATCACCTCATTCAATCTACAcaacagtctacacaacagtgcTGTGAAGATTCTGACGCCGAGAGGACCACCCGAGAACTCCCAGGGACACCATCTACAAGGGGCAGCCCTTGTGCGTTGGAGAGGCTCTCGGCTCCTGTCCCAGCCCTCCCAGAGACACCGTCCATTGAACGGTACCTGGCCTACCCTGTCCCTGCCTTAGGTCCCACATTCACCATACCTGACGAGGCTGTAGTACAAAGGGGCCTCTTCCAGATGGCTCGTCCGCACACAGCTGTGAGGGTTGGTGGGCGCTGTCAACCACGGAATATTCCACGAGGAGTTTAGAGCCCAGAAAAAACAGTGCTGGCGTTAGCTGGGTCTTGAGCCTCCAGCATGGCCCCATCCAGAGCTGGAAGGAAAACCAGATGGGGACAACACGGTGGCCCAGAGACACTGAGGGGCTTGTCCAAGGACACATAGCAGGAGGGGAAGCAGGCAAAGCCGGGACCTGGTTGCCAGAAGTCCAGTGCCCTTCCTGCTCCCCACCTtgccctgcctctctccctgctctcacCAGAGGTGGTCTAGCTTAGAAGGCAAGGCTCAGGAGACCCTGAGCCAGGGCCCTGCTCTTGGGTCATTACCTCTGTTCAGCCAATGTCCCCTCCTGTAGGAATGGACAGACCAGGCTGAAGTTTCACACTGAAGTCCAGATGTCTAAAGCCAGCCAGGGAGCCAGTCACCAAGGAGGCTGGGGACACGGTGGGGGCTTCCGAGATGGTAAGCAAACAGCAAATGGTTAATGCGTGTGAGGGGCCCCAGAAGACCGACAATGAAGGCTCATGACAAGGCCCCCAGAGAAGCCCAGGCAGGCAAGAGAACAGGAGAGAAGGGGCCCAGAGAATCCAGGGACCCCACACTCAGACTTCCAGGTGAGCCCAGCTCTGCCTCAGGCTCACACCAAGGAGGGTCTCAAGAGGTCAGTGCCTGCTGCCTTGCTTGCTGGAAGGGCAGCCCCCACCCTGCCCGCCTCTTCTCCTCGTGCAGGACCTCCAGGTGGCAGGGCCCAAGGCAGCCTAAGGGACCCTGGGGGTGTGTGGACCGGGTCAGCAAAGAATTCTGCCATCCCCAGAGATCTGGGGGGACACTAGCTCCTTAAGATGGCAGAGGGAGCCAGGACAAGTGCATCCCAGGCTGGCCCCCACCTTACTGTCATtcaccctccctgggcctcagtttcctgtttAGGTCTTGTTCAAGGTCCCTGCCTTGCTCAAAGGCCTGTTTTGTTTTGAAGATTGTTACACTAAGTTGCATCTGGTGGTACTGTGGGGCCTTCCCTTTGTgaatctgttttcttatctggaaaatggggatgataTTTCTACCTCCTTATGAGGCTGCTGAGGATACAAGGAACAAACGTAGGTCAAGGGCATGTgcaaacacacagatgacaggtGGCAAGTCTGCACCATACCCTGGCCTACCCATTTCTGTTGCAACCCAGCCCTCTGCTTCTTTTCGAGAAaaaaactgaggatcagagaggctgtggcttgcccaaggtcacacagcaagtcagtTAATCTGATTCTACCCCTTCTTGCAGCCCAGACCCCCCAGTTCTGCCCCACTGAAGGGCTGGTTCTGAAGGATGCTCTGGGTTGGCCAAGAGGAAAAGGATTTCCAGCTGAGGAACATTGCGGTGGCTGTGGAGGCCGGGCGTCAGGTGGTGGTTCAGTAATCACAGGCACGAGGAGGCAGGTAATGGGGAAGGGCACAGCTGGGGCAGAGTTGAGAGGTTAGGTTGCACCCAAGAACAAAGAAACCTGACTCTGGTGGCAGCAACCAGCTTTAGGGGGGGCCCAGGGGGTGGAAAGTGAGCGAGGAATTGGCGGCAGGACCCAGATGTCCTAGGGAAACCGgtgtgggggaggtgggaggctgCTGGACTggagaggggtgtgggatggTCGGGGAGAGAGCCCGAGAGTTGGCGAGTAGGGCCCAGAGCATTTAGGGGGCGGGAGGGAGCAGGAGACTGGGCAGAGGAGGCCACTGCTACGGTGGCAGCGGGGCTTGAGAAAGAGACCCAGCTGTGGAAAGGAGGGCAGCAGGAAAGGGCCGCCTCTTCAGGGCCCCCAGCTCCAGGGCAGGCCTTCGGGCTCACTCTGCAGCTGCGGACACCCCAGGGCAGGAGGTGCCACCACCCATCAGTCCTGCCCAGCCCCTTGCCCCCTCCAAGTCCCGCCCAGGTGCAGGCCCTCTCTGTCAGCACCTGGGCTGTGACAGCGAGCCGCAGGGCCCGAGTGACCGGGGCCTAGGGGTGCTTCTGCCCTGTGCTCCACacccccagccaccctccccacctctccatcCTTCTGAGCTCTTGGCCGCCAAAGGGGCTGACCCAGAATCAGGGAAGAATGGCTCCCTTTAGTGCTGCCAGGCCCAGCAGCTGGGGAGAAGCCACAAGCATGTCACTTCCTCACTCCAGGGACAGCCCCTGGGTCACTTCCTTTCCTCCAGGACTCCTGGGTCCCCTGGTGGGAGTCTCACATATACTCATTCGGGACCTGCCTTCATCTCGGGCACTTGCAGGCTCAGGTGGTATGTGCCCAACAGGCTCCCCTTCCGGAGGTGACAGTGCTTTAGGAGACCTGCAGGACGAGGGCAAAGCCTGTCCCAGGGGAGGTTGGCGCACCGGGAGCCGAATCCCAGGCTCTGCAGGGCATGGTAGGGGGAAAGCCACGGGCCCGTGCAGCTACCGTGAGTGGCCTGGAGAAGTCAGCCTCCACCTCTGAGCGTCCGCACATCCCTGCTCATCCCcaacagaaaaggagaagagaactcAACTTCTTGAGCATTTATTGGGCCTGGGGCTGTCCTGCCTTCCAGCCAGGCCCCAGCAGCCCCTAcagcagggctgggctggccAGGGAATCAGTCCTCAGCGTCCCTGCTactggactcctgcatttccCTGAGCGCCTGCTGCTCCTCCGGCTAGCCACGCTGCCATGGGGAGGCCTCAGTCCCCAGCTGGCCAAGTGGTCATGCCATATTCCCTGCCCTGTCTGGGGCTCAGTCTCCTTATCCTCCATGGGAGGATGTTGCTTTCCTGTCAGAAGACAGGGCTGGGCCCACCCAGGGTCCACTCCCACTCAGTATCACAGGTTCACGGAAGCCGGCGGGGTTCAGGTCCCGTCTGTCTGTGAGTTGCTCTGGCTGCTGCCTCTTGAGGACTTTGTCTCTTGGCTTCTGCCCCACTCAAACCGGCTCCGGTTCCAGGAAGCAGGTATCCATGTCCTCTGGCAGGAGCAGGAGGTTGGAACAGTACAGGGAGTGGGCCAACCCACAGGCCAGGTATGGTGGCGGGGTCAGGAGGAGCTGGACTTCTCCACTGATGGGTACAGCTTGCGCAGGCTGGAGTCCAGAAGGAAGTCCACGGACCTGTGGGACGGTGGGGGAAGGGGGTGATGAGCAGGTGGCCAAAGGGTACTAATGGGAGATTAGGAGGTAGAAGTTCTGGGCTAGAGAAGGGACTCCTGGATGCAGGACACAAGGGCCATCCAGGTGGCAGCCATCACCCTCTTCTTTATTCAGTTggggaaagtgaggcacagaaaGGATAAAAGACTCATCAGGTCCTCAGGGTCAGCTATGTACCCTTGGGGAGACTCCTCCCACTCTGTGTTGGTCTGGTTGGGTTGGCCCCATCTCTGGTTCTAAGAGCAGGCACATGACCCAAGCCTGGCAAATCGGAAAAGGGAAACTGGCTCAGGGATGGGCACCCAGGCCAGGATGGACCAATCAGGGATGGGCATCCAGGCCAGGATGGACCAATGACCCTTCCTTGGGATTTTTGCTGTCACTAAGAAGCTTCCTATGGGGCTTGCTGAGCTGGTAGGATGGAAGCTGGGGGCCATCTCTGCTCCAATGAGGAGAAAGTGAGTGAAGCCCCAATATGGGGTTGGGCAGGGAGAAGGGCAGCAAGTTGGGGAGACCCAGACCCCTAAAGACATCATTTGGGTGCCTAGATCCAGCCATGCCAAAGGCAGCACAACTCTGGACTTCCCAGTTTCATGAAACAATTCTTATTTTACTCAACTCAGTTTCAGTTGGGTTTCTGTCACCAAAACCCCCCAAACCCATCCTCTCCAGGGCACACCTGTTCCTGCCTGCCTCTGGTTGTTTCCTAACACTAGGTTTTCTTTCTGGGAATTTACTTGTCCTGTATCCCATGCCCTCAAGGCAccggccccacccccacctcccatcccCAGCTATCTTTACTTAAAGTTTCTGCCAGATCTATGATAATGGAATAGGCTATCCTTTCTACTCTAGGAGCCCCAAGTACCAGCCCTGCCTCTGCTGCTATTGCCCTGGGCAGAGTACACAGAGCTTATCAATCCCTGTGCAGTGGACAACCACTGAGGCTGGGAGGGGTGCCCACCTGTCGATGGGGTGGATGATGATGGGGATAACCAGCAGCCCCAGTGCGGTGGTGGTCCACTTGCGGGCAGCCAGAGGCCAGCGGGTGGCAGTGCCCAGGATGTAGAGAGAGGCAGCACACACACGGTTGATAGTGAACCCTGGGATGGCCACCGAGGCCAGAGCCTGCCACACGAAGGTGTCCACCAC
This window encodes:
- the MTFP1 gene encoding mitochondrial fission process protein 1; the encoded protein is MSESPPRGAERDLFRDTWVRYLGYANEVGEAFRSLVPAAVVWLSYGVSSSYVLADAIDKGKKAGDVRSPEAGRSTRVTVAVVDTFVWQALASVAIPGFTINRVCAASLYILGTATRWPLAARKWTTTALGLLVIPIIIHPIDRSVDFLLDSSLRKLYPSVEKSSSS